The proteins below come from a single Geobacillus thermoleovorans genomic window:
- a CDS encoding aminotransferase class I/II-fold pyridoxal phosphate-dependent enzyme, with translation MPGHKYGALFSKRGRDMFAPLLALDATEISGLDDLHHPESVIAEAQALAAELYGVRETFFLVNGSTAGNLAMIAAVCDGKRKKVIVQRNCHKSVMHALQLMEATPVLLAPEFDRDVCVASHIRPKAVKEALALHDDVLRLY, from the coding sequence GTGCCGGGACATAAATACGGCGCTTTGTTTTCGAAACGAGGGAGAGATATGTTTGCGCCGCTGTTGGCGTTGGATGCGACGGAAATTTCCGGCTTGGATGACTTGCATCATCCTGAGTCGGTGATTGCCGAGGCGCAGGCGCTGGCGGCGGAGCTGTATGGCGTTAGGGAGACGTTTTTCCTTGTGAACGGTTCGACGGCAGGGAATTTGGCAATGATCGCCGCCGTGTGTGATGGAAAGAGGAAGAAAGTGATTGTACAACGCAATTGCCATAAATCGGTGATGCATGCATTGCAACTCATGGAAGCCACTCCTGTTCTACTTGCTCCCGAGTTTGATCGTGATGTGTGTGTCGCTTCGCACATTCGTCCTAAAGCGGTCAAAGAGGCGTTGGCGCTTCATGATGATGTTCTGCGGTTGTATTGA